Proteins encoded by one window of Microaerobacter geothermalis:
- a CDS encoding YqaA family protein has protein sequence MLSEWATFFLSWGGLGLAIISFAEASFFPIPPDLLLIPLAIAAPEKAIWYGFITTLFSSLGAILGYYLGTHFGRPLLSRFAKPTTISRVEKMFRQYGALAVAIAGFTPIPYKVFTIAGGIFRVSPFSLLIGSVAGRGLRFFGEAIIILILGSKAESFINRYAGVGTIIIAVALILLYIFIRRKSIGWRL, from the coding sequence ATGTTAAGTGAATGGGCAACTTTTTTTCTGTCATGGGGGGGATTAGGACTGGCCATCATTTCTTTTGCAGAAGCCTCATTTTTCCCAATACCCCCGGATTTGCTGCTGATTCCTTTAGCGATTGCTGCTCCAGAAAAAGCAATCTGGTATGGGTTTATCACTACCCTGTTTTCCTCACTAGGAGCAATTTTAGGATATTATTTGGGGACTCACTTTGGGAGGCCGCTTCTTTCTCGCTTTGCCAAACCGACAACCATCTCCAGGGTAGAGAAGATGTTTCGCCAATATGGGGCCTTGGCTGTTGCCATCGCCGGCTTTACACCAATTCCGTACAAAGTGTTTACCATCGCCGGAGGTATATTTCGAGTTTCTCCTTTTTCTTTGCTCATTGGTTCGGTCGCTGGGAGAGGATTGCGATTTTTCGGGGAAGCCATTATCATTTTAATTTTAGGTTCAAAAGCCGAATCCTTTATTAACCGGTATGCGGGTGTTGGGACAATTATTATCGCTGTCGCATTGATTTTGTTATATATATTCATAAGAAGAAAATCTATTGGATGGAGATTATGA
- a CDS encoding phosphatase PAP2 family protein, with translation MSDRLGKLSSHLTWGIFVGVLWLLLFAKLVEDLLFQELRQFDSLVTSVVQNFTSPIMTKIAIIITNVGSAWTEISLFLIVGGYLFFRRKFVREIVILFSSLAGGWLLNEALKAIFHRARPDIQHLVEVGGYSFPSGHAMVSMTFYGMLGYLFWFHLRRKNRPSWYVAVLTSLLIFFIGISRIYLGVHFPSDVIAGFSAGGVWLTANIIGFHKISSLRQG, from the coding sequence GTGAGTGATAGGCTGGGAAAGTTAAGCTCTCATTTGACCTGGGGAATCTTTGTCGGCGTTCTTTGGCTTCTTTTGTTTGCAAAATTGGTTGAAGATTTGTTATTTCAAGAGTTGAGGCAATTTGACAGCCTTGTGACAAGTGTTGTACAGAATTTTACAAGTCCAATAATGACAAAGATAGCGATAATAATCACCAATGTAGGTTCTGCCTGGACGGAAATCAGTCTGTTTTTGATTGTGGGGGGTTATTTATTTTTTCGCCGGAAATTCGTTAGGGAAATTGTTATTTTATTCAGCAGCTTGGCAGGAGGATGGCTGCTGAATGAGGCGTTGAAAGCCATTTTCCATCGGGCACGTCCGGACATTCAACATTTGGTTGAAGTGGGAGGATATAGTTTTCCCAGCGGGCATGCCATGGTTTCCATGACTTTTTATGGAATGCTGGGTTACTTGTTTTGGTTTCATCTCCGCAGAAAAAACAGACCTTCATGGTATGTTGCTGTATTAACATCCTTGCTTATCTTCTTTATTGGTATAAGCAGAATTTATCTTGGCGTTCATTTCCCCAGCGATGTGATTGCCGGTTTTTCAGCAGGCGGCGTATGGTTAACGGCTAATATCATTGGATTTCACAAGATTTCAAGCCTCAGGCAAGGATAG
- the cyoC gene encoding cytochrome o ubiquinol oxidase subunit III — protein sequence MTTAVTHHAHGEDHGHDESSLKIFGFWIFMITDLILFATLFATFVVLRVRYNGGPTGEELFSVPIFTAETLILLTSSFTSGLAVLGLRNGKIKSVVVWLLITVLLGVAFIGLEITEFVSLVHEGATISTSAFLSAFYVLVGTHGLHVSVGIIWMIGATIQLIRNGINEMTTRKVNVVSLYWHFLDVVWIFIYTVVYLMGVM from the coding sequence ATGACAACTGCTGTAACTCATCATGCCCATGGAGAAGATCACGGTCATGACGAGAGCTCGTTAAAAATCTTTGGATTTTGGATTTTTATGATTACTGATTTAATCCTATTCGCCACATTGTTTGCCACATTTGTTGTGTTAAGAGTCCGGTATAACGGTGGCCCAACAGGTGAAGAGCTTTTTTCCGTACCTATTTTTACTGCAGAGACACTTATCCTGTTAACGAGCAGTTTTACAAGTGGCTTGGCGGTGTTGGGATTGAGAAACGGAAAAATCAAAAGTGTGGTGGTCTGGTTACTCATCACAGTGCTTTTAGGCGTGGCGTTTATCGGTTTGGAGATCACCGAATTTGTCAGCTTGGTTCATGAAGGAGCGACCATTTCGACAAGTGCATTTCTTTCTGCCTTTTATGTATTAGTGGGTACACACGGACTCCACGTTTCGGTGGGGATCATATGGATGATTGGGGCCACGATACAACTCATCCGTAATGGGATCAATGAGATGACAACCCGCAAGGTGAATGTTGTAAGTTTATACTGGCATTTTCTCGATGTGGTGTGGATCTTTATCTATACGGTCGTTTATTTGATGGGGGTGATGTGA
- a CDS encoding metal-dependent hydrolase, whose protein sequence is MESDRGVELVDNLTHGLLGYTVFAAAKKDKWTEETKKAIFWGSILGAEAPDIDVISGWFGDIPSLLWHRSWTHSILGSFVMAGLVMGLVLIFNRRADKKTLYLYSWAGVLTHIISDALTSWGTQLLLPFSDLRISLNAWFIIDLFILVLLLSGLFLKKFWNRERVFRFIGTVLTGYMVLQLLLSSYASMIAKEVHPNAKDIAVMPNWLFGTYKEVVNTGDQVDVYLFSLWNKKEILQSSLASQDNEAVQKALTTESAQAILTFAKNRYFVTQVEEDDDIYVITIFDPRFFGRGEYFVKATVKMDKELNVIEESL, encoded by the coding sequence ATGGAGAGCGATCGTGGGGTGGAACTTGTGGATAATCTAACTCATGGGCTGCTTGGTTATACCGTATTTGCTGCGGCCAAAAAGGATAAATGGACAGAGGAAACAAAAAAGGCAATTTTCTGGGGAAGCATTTTGGGGGCAGAGGCTCCGGACATCGATGTCATCTCAGGATGGTTCGGGGATATTCCCAGTCTGCTGTGGCACCGCAGCTGGACCCATTCCATTCTCGGTTCATTTGTCATGGCTGGTTTGGTGATGGGACTTGTTCTTATATTTAATCGAAGGGCTGACAAGAAAACCTTGTATCTTTACTCATGGGCGGGTGTGCTGACACACATCATCAGCGATGCCCTTACTTCCTGGGGAACCCAGCTGCTTCTTCCCTTTTCCGACTTAAGAATATCTCTAAACGCATGGTTTATTATCGATTTGTTCATCTTGGTTTTATTGTTAAGCGGACTTTTCCTGAAAAAATTTTGGAATCGGGAAAGGGTATTTCGTTTCATTGGCACGGTGCTAACCGGATATATGGTTTTGCAGCTTCTTCTTTCATCCTATGCTTCTATGATTGCAAAGGAAGTCCATCCAAATGCAAAAGATATTGCCGTCATGCCGAACTGGCTTTTCGGCACCTATAAGGAAGTTGTGAACACCGGGGATCAGGTGGATGTTTATCTTTTTTCCTTATGGAACAAGAAGGAGATTTTACAAAGCTCCCTTGCTTCCCAGGATAACGAAGCGGTTCAAAAGGCTTTAACCACTGAGAGTGCTCAGGCTATTCTTACTTTTGCCAAAAACCGTTATTTCGTTACACAGGTAGAGGAAGACGATGACATATATGTCATTACCATCTTTGATCCCCGCTTCTTTGGCAGGGGAGAATACTTTGTCAAGGCGACGGTTAAGATGGACAAGGAGCTGAATGTGATTGAGGAATCGTTATAA
- a CDS encoding ubiquinol oxidase subunit II: MKLGKLLHQSKVLFLAATSLVLLAGCGRSQYVVLDPAGPVAQKQYDLIILSVILLAVFIIPVLIFFAYVVFRYRDKPGNRAMFKPEWDDNKTLEVIWWSIPILVIGILSFFTVRDTFALSEPPSKEGKPMTIQVTSLDWKWLFLYPEQGIATVNYVKIPTNTAVNFELTTDAPINSFWVPQLGGQKYTLPGKVLNLWLQADKEGSYYGTANNFSGEGFTEMKFQVIAEPKQRFDKWIEQIKETSPELTLKDYAVLRKPGLVEKQQYSSFPPNLFNDILDKNGGQYYKSIQTKEQTSIRQN; the protein is encoded by the coding sequence ATGAAGTTAGGAAAGTTGTTGCATCAATCAAAAGTACTTTTTTTGGCAGCAACATCCTTGGTCTTATTAGCAGGATGCGGGAGATCTCAATATGTGGTACTGGATCCTGCAGGGCCGGTTGCCCAAAAACAGTATGATCTGATCATTCTTTCAGTGATTCTTTTAGCGGTTTTCATTATTCCCGTCTTAATTTTTTTCGCCTATGTTGTTTTTCGTTATCGCGACAAACCGGGAAATAGGGCTATGTTTAAGCCGGAATGGGATGATAATAAAACTCTTGAAGTGATCTGGTGGAGCATCCCGATACTTGTCATTGGTATTTTGAGTTTTTTCACCGTCCGGGATACCTTTGCCCTTTCTGAGCCTCCTTCAAAAGAGGGTAAACCCATGACAATACAGGTAACATCACTGGATTGGAAGTGGCTGTTTTTGTATCCCGAACAGGGTATTGCGACTGTGAACTACGTTAAGATTCCCACGAACACAGCCGTAAATTTTGAACTAACCACAGATGCTCCCATCAACTCGTTTTGGGTTCCTCAATTAGGGGGTCAGAAATATACGCTGCCCGGAAAAGTACTGAACCTTTGGCTGCAAGCTGATAAAGAAGGTTCATATTACGGAACGGCTAATAACTTCTCCGGTGAAGGATTTACGGAAATGAAATTTCAAGTGATCGCTGAACCAAAACAAAGGTTCGACAAATGGATAGAACAGATCAAGGAGACTTCGCCTGAGTTAACCCTGAAGGATTATGCCGTACTTCGCAAGCCAGGTCTTGTTGAAAAGCAACAGTATTCATCCTTTCCACCTAATCTGTTCAACGATATCCTCGATAAAAACGGCGGCCAATATTATAAAAGCATTCAAACGAAAGAACAGACAAGCATCCGACAGAACTGA
- a CDS encoding VTT domain-containing protein — MEFITTWVDQYGYYVLFFALMLELIALPLPGEVLMSYTGFLVFQGKLNWMESVLMAGMGSIIGMTISYWIGYKLGAPFFYKYGPRFHMGPDRFDKTSRWFGKYGNKLLIVAYFIPGIRHITGYFSGTTRISYPRYALYAYLGAFIWVSTFISLGKILGPQWEQFHSSVKKYLIIGSIIVGIILTIYYLYRNYKKQINDALFTALNRAIQIFHSLGRVRVLITGVGVIFLIFFILMIGLIQDYLSNEFELFDKIVMLLVQLIFQQEWSPWMKLFGALSSIKVLLPIIFITWVWILIKGRDKILETLFLLIAIVGGEILEEGLRLIFHNTFPSEQSLISIVVYGFAGFLIVRHVEKIWIRTIMFSTVFMIPILIGLNLLFFQVQNPSDIVAGYVFGGVWLTLNMVLLEVFRLLRGLQTKESVD; from the coding sequence TTGGAGTTTATTACCACATGGGTTGATCAATACGGGTATTATGTATTATTTTTTGCCCTAATGTTAGAATTGATCGCTTTACCGCTTCCTGGAGAAGTCCTCATGAGTTATACTGGCTTTTTAGTGTTTCAAGGAAAATTAAATTGGATGGAAAGTGTGTTAATGGCGGGGATGGGAAGCATCATTGGCATGACGATTTCCTATTGGATTGGTTATAAATTGGGAGCCCCGTTTTTTTACAAATACGGACCCCGCTTTCATATGGGGCCGGATCGATTTGATAAAACATCCAGATGGTTTGGTAAATACGGAAACAAGCTGCTGATTGTGGCCTACTTTATTCCGGGGATCAGGCACATTACCGGCTATTTTTCAGGGACCACACGGATTTCCTACCCTAGATATGCACTTTATGCCTATCTTGGTGCATTTATCTGGGTAAGCACTTTTATTTCATTAGGCAAAATATTGGGTCCCCAATGGGAACAGTTCCACAGTTCAGTGAAAAAGTACTTGATCATCGGAAGCATAATTGTCGGGATCATTTTGACCATATACTATCTCTATCGAAATTATAAGAAACAAATAAATGACGCTTTATTCACTGCATTGAACAGAGCAATTCAAATTTTTCACTCTCTTGGACGGGTTAGAGTATTGATTACGGGAGTAGGGGTTATTTTTTTGATCTTTTTCATCCTGATGATCGGATTAATCCAGGACTATCTGAGCAATGAATTTGAACTGTTTGACAAAATTGTGATGCTGTTGGTTCAATTAATCTTTCAACAGGAATGGTCTCCATGGATGAAGTTATTTGGTGCTTTATCCTCTATAAAAGTGCTGCTTCCCATAATTTTTATTACCTGGGTTTGGATTTTGATCAAAGGGAGAGACAAAATCCTTGAAACATTGTTTTTACTAATCGCAATTGTCGGAGGAGAAATTTTGGAAGAAGGTCTGAGATTGATTTTTCACAATACTTTTCCCAGTGAGCAGTCTCTCATCTCAATTGTCGTCTATGGTTTTGCAGGATTTCTGATTGTTCGCCATGTGGAGAAAATTTGGATACGGACCATCATGTTTTCAACTGTTTTCATGATTCCAATACTTATTGGATTAAACCTTCTGTTTTTTCAAGTTCAGAATCCCAGTGATATTGTCGCAGGATATGTGTTTGGCGGGGTTTGGCTGACGCTAAATATGGTGCTGTTAGAGGTTTTTCGCTTATTGCGAGGCCTTCAAACAAAAGAATCGGTTGATTGA
- a CDS encoding anti-sigma factor family protein, whose product MEHVKELISAYIDHELSDSERLLVENHLTTCKECQSLAKELSLMSQQITNYYQSVDVPDDFEQKVFADLNGLASDQISDNKTLKWIAIFASVLLLVVFLASFSPIVLMIVGLASSFFTIMYSLIRIIPLIITQIPYLTGGSMMLAFFVMLLSVWSLRHLLVR is encoded by the coding sequence ATGGAACATGTCAAAGAGCTGATTTCCGCTTATATCGATCATGAATTATCTGATTCGGAACGCCTGTTGGTTGAAAATCACTTAACCACTTGCAAAGAATGCCAAAGTTTGGCAAAAGAATTGTCTCTAATGAGTCAACAGATTACAAACTACTATCAATCGGTAGATGTTCCCGATGATTTTGAACAAAAGGTCTTCGCTGATCTGAACGGTTTAGCATCAGATCAAATATCAGACAACAAGACATTAAAGTGGATTGCCATTTTTGCTTCCGTATTGCTATTGGTCGTTTTTTTGGCTTCATTTTCCCCTATAGTGCTTATGATCGTTGGACTGGCATCATCCTTCTTCACAATTATGTATAGTTTGATACGGATTATCCCGCTGATAATTACCCAGATTCCATACTTAACAGGAGGAAGTATGATGCTTGCCTTTTTCGTAATGTTGCTTTCGGTTTGGTCACTCCGTCACTTATTAGTCAGATAA
- a CDS encoding cytochrome o ubiquinol oxidase subunit IV codes for MVSNQQHHDSSAKTYILGYTYSLILTIVPLILVLNDLIEKVYVIVFILIAACLQFLVQIYYFMHVRETKNRGYILLTLAVGIVMVITVVGGSAWVMSF; via the coding sequence ATGGTGTCGAATCAGCAACACCACGATTCATCGGCGAAAACCTACATCTTGGGATATACTTATTCGCTTATTTTAACAATCGTCCCATTAATTCTCGTGCTTAATGATTTGATAGAAAAAGTATATGTTATTGTATTTATCCTCATTGCCGCTTGTTTGCAGTTTCTTGTTCAGATTTATTATTTTATGCATGTAAGAGAAACGAAAAACCGCGGATATATTTTATTGACATTGGCTGTAGGCATTGTCATGGTCATTACAGTAGTAGGGGGTTCAGCCTGGGTCATGTCCTTTTAA
- a CDS encoding cbb3-type cytochrome c oxidase subunit I, with product MFENIKKFASEFFVTGNSLIYAADVSIVLTSLVIVFVLTYYKKWGWLWREWLTTVDHKKIGIMYLISALLMLFRGGVDALLMRTQLAFPNMELLNSEHYNQIFTTHGTIMILFMAMPLMFALFNLVVPLQIGARDVAYPFLNAVSFWLFFFGAMLFNLSFVIGGSPDAGWLSYPPLSENNFSPGPGQNFYIWGIQISGIGSLATGINFFVTILKMRAPGMSLMKMPLFSWSVLSSCIIILFAFPILTVTLGLLFVDRFFGAHFFTLDGGGNPMYYINLIWMWGHPEVYLVVLPAFGVFSEVVSTFTKKRIFGYKSMVFALVSISILSFFTWVHHFFTMAGTTADAFFAVTTMAVAIPTGVKVFNWLFTMFRGRIQMKTPMLWTIAFIPTFLVGGATGVMLAVAPADFQYHNNYFLIAHFHQVLIGGVVFGFFAGIYYWWPKVFGFTLNEHLGKWAFWLWNIGFYTTFMPQYALGFMGMPRRSYTYGWDMGWWPLNFVSTVGAFLMGAGFIFQVWQILYSIKHRDNLRDLTGDPWDGRTLEWSIPSPAPVYNFAVIPRVEVRDDWWYKKQKGVHKKIGAKARNYKSIHMPKDSGIPFIMGLFWFVAGFGFTFEWVWVGVSGLIGVAVSMLARYFQQHTDYYISAEQVEATEALIGGAKG from the coding sequence ATGTTTGAAAATATAAAGAAATTTGCATCTGAGTTTTTTGTGACTGGAAACAGCTTAATTTATGCCGCTGACGTTTCGATTGTGCTGACAAGCTTGGTCATCGTGTTTGTCCTTACTTATTATAAAAAATGGGGCTGGTTATGGCGTGAGTGGTTGACGACAGTTGATCACAAAAAAATCGGAATCATGTATTTGATTTCAGCTTTGCTGATGTTATTCCGCGGTGGTGTTGACGCGCTATTGATGAGGACGCAGTTGGCATTCCCCAATATGGAACTTCTGAATTCGGAACATTACAATCAGATTTTTACGACCCATGGCACGATTATGATTCTCTTCATGGCGATGCCGCTTATGTTCGCTTTGTTTAACTTGGTTGTTCCGCTTCAAATTGGAGCAAGGGATGTTGCTTATCCGTTTTTAAATGCTGTCAGCTTCTGGCTTTTCTTTTTTGGGGCCATGCTTTTCAACTTATCCTTTGTAATCGGGGGTTCTCCTGATGCAGGATGGCTTAGTTATCCACCGTTATCTGAAAATAATTTCAGCCCCGGACCAGGACAAAATTTTTATATTTGGGGAATTCAGATCTCAGGAATCGGGAGTCTTGCAACCGGCATTAATTTCTTTGTTACCATATTGAAAATGCGGGCGCCAGGAATGTCATTGATGAAGATGCCATTATTTTCCTGGTCTGTCCTTTCCAGTTGTATTATTATTCTCTTTGCTTTTCCTATTTTAACGGTTACGCTTGGCTTGCTATTTGTCGATCGATTCTTTGGTGCCCATTTCTTCACACTCGATGGTGGAGGGAATCCCATGTACTATATCAATCTGATCTGGATGTGGGGCCATCCTGAAGTTTATCTTGTCGTGCTTCCTGCTTTCGGCGTCTTTTCCGAGGTTGTAAGCACCTTCACCAAAAAGAGAATTTTCGGGTATAAGTCGATGGTTTTTGCTTTGGTCAGTATCAGCATACTTTCATTCTTTACATGGGTCCACCACTTTTTTACGATGGCGGGAACTACGGCTGATGCCTTCTTTGCTGTGACAACAATGGCAGTGGCAATACCGACAGGGGTTAAGGTCTTCAATTGGCTGTTTACGATGTTCAGGGGTCGTATTCAGATGAAGACACCGATGTTATGGACGATTGCTTTTATTCCAACTTTTTTAGTCGGAGGGGCAACAGGAGTCATGCTGGCAGTTGCTCCTGCTGATTTTCAATACCATAACAATTATTTTCTGATTGCCCATTTCCATCAGGTGTTAATTGGTGGAGTTGTTTTTGGATTTTTCGCCGGAATTTATTATTGGTGGCCAAAAGTATTCGGTTTTACGTTGAATGAGCATTTGGGTAAATGGGCTTTTTGGCTCTGGAATATTGGCTTTTACACGACGTTTATGCCGCAATATGCCCTAGGATTTATGGGTATGCCACGCCGTTCGTATACTTATGGATGGGATATGGGCTGGTGGCCGTTAAACTTTGTTTCCACCGTTGGCGCTTTTCTGATGGGAGCCGGGTTTATTTTTCAAGTGTGGCAAATTCTTTACAGTATAAAACATCGTGACAATCTCAGGGATTTGACTGGAGACCCCTGGGATGGACGCACTCTAGAGTGGTCAATTCCATCGCCTGCTCCCGTTTACAATTTTGCCGTTATTCCTAGGGTTGAAGTACGAGATGATTGGTGGTACAAAAAGCAAAAAGGAGTCCATAAAAAAATCGGGGCCAAAGCAAGAAACTACAAATCGATCCATATGCCAAAGGATTCAGGTATACCGTTTATCATGGGATTATTTTGGTTTGTAGCAGGGTTTGGGTTTACTTTTGAATGGGTATGGGTTGGCGTGAGCGGTTTGATTGGAGTGGCTGTCTCTATGCTGGCAAGATATTTTCAACAACATACAGATTATTACATTTCAGCAGAACAAGTGGAAGCAACGGAAGCATTGATCGGAGGTGCAAAGGGATGA
- a CDS encoding RNA polymerase sigma factor, whose product MDQELYQIIEQAKRGDKKSFEQLISVYKGKVFRHAYAMLGDWMEAEDVSQEAFIKAYVALSKLQSAYAFSSWLAQIVSHLCHNRLSKKEKEKINIWKNVIDLQQRLTDSNRAMEQKQLQMNIEEAMQKLSSEQREAIVLRDIQGFSYEEMANILKIPVGTVKSRIHAARLVMREELAK is encoded by the coding sequence GTGGATCAGGAACTGTATCAAATAATAGAACAAGCAAAAAGGGGAGACAAGAAATCCTTTGAACAACTCATATCCGTATATAAAGGGAAAGTGTTCCGGCATGCCTATGCAATGCTGGGCGATTGGATGGAAGCGGAAGACGTCTCTCAGGAAGCCTTTATAAAAGCGTATGTTGCCCTGTCCAAATTACAAAGTGCATATGCCTTTTCTTCGTGGTTGGCACAAATTGTCTCCCATTTATGCCATAATCGTTTATCAAAAAAAGAGAAGGAAAAAATTAACATCTGGAAAAATGTGATTGACCTTCAGCAAAGATTAACAGATTCCAACAGAGCCATGGAACAGAAACAGTTGCAGATGAACATTGAAGAGGCAATGCAAAAGCTTTCATCGGAACAGCGTGAAGCCATTGTTTTAAGAGATATCCAAGGGTTTAGCTATGAGGAAATGGCTAACATTTTGAAAATTCCCGTTGGGACTGTTAAATCACGGATTCATGCAGCTCGCCTTGTAATGCGAGAAGAACTTGCGAAATAG
- a CDS encoding bactofilin family protein: MENITKKWISFFAVMIFLLVLTVPAFAEGANRFERQDTVIPKEQIADNVVVIGGNATIYGSVRDAVIVIDGNLSIKDSARIMGLVLVVGGKIVQEPGAQVTDNVLNITFNDTVVNSLLIGGALLIGVWLLRIAFSFILVILPLLTMLIMKDKLTPFEGMVRQSPLRLVVVGMITSLLLISLGILLSITIIGLPFVLILMVISFLFFMIGLAVVSQIISNQLPGSADWPKWLQVGFGAVVITSGINIPLIGGLFLLSLIWLSLGIMTLWIWEKRKSRRKR, translated from the coding sequence GTGGAAAATATAACAAAAAAATGGATATCTTTTTTTGCAGTCATGATTTTCCTCCTAGTGTTGACTGTACCTGCCTTTGCAGAAGGAGCAAACCGTTTTGAAAGGCAGGACACCGTTATCCCTAAGGAACAAATTGCAGATAATGTGGTTGTCATAGGTGGAAATGCAACGATCTATGGTTCCGTTCGCGATGCTGTCATTGTGATTGATGGGAATTTGAGCATTAAAGACTCTGCTCGGATCATGGGTTTGGTTTTGGTTGTTGGTGGGAAAATTGTACAGGAACCAGGAGCTCAAGTGACGGATAACGTATTAAATATCACATTTAATGATACAGTTGTGAATAGCTTGCTTATTGGAGGAGCCCTTCTCATTGGAGTTTGGCTTCTGAGGATTGCCTTCAGTTTCATCTTGGTTATTCTGCCGTTGCTGACGATGCTCATCATGAAGGATAAGTTAACCCCATTTGAAGGGATGGTTCGCCAATCACCATTAAGATTGGTGGTTGTTGGTATGATAACCAGTTTATTATTGATTTCCCTTGGAATATTACTATCGATCACGATCATTGGTTTACCATTTGTTTTGATTCTGATGGTAATTTCATTTTTGTTTTTCATGATAGGATTGGCCGTTGTCAGCCAGATCATCAGCAATCAATTACCGGGAAGTGCCGATTGGCCTAAATGGCTTCAAGTCGGTTTTGGAGCCGTTGTCATCACTTCGGGCATTAATATTCCATTAATTGGGGGATTATTTCTTTTAAGTCTGATTTGGCTTTCCTTGGGAATCATGACTTTATGGATTTGGGAGAAGAGAAAGAGTCGCAGGAAAAGGTAA
- a CDS encoding DedA family protein produces MLQNLILQFVSDYGYLGIFALLAFGVIGLPIPDELLMTFAGFLVSQGKLNYSLTVLTAFLGSISGMSFSFFIGYRFGLPLLTKYGQKIRITAERLDKTKHWVQRFGKFTVTIGYFIPGMRYFTAYLAGIGKWHYHTFLFYSFVGGLFWVFTFVTVGMKLGEHWFVILTVLHKYMWIIIFILLLGSVSWLCGKNRNKGKSNNKNKQMF; encoded by the coding sequence TTGCTTCAGAATTTAATCCTCCAATTTGTTTCGGATTACGGATATTTAGGGATTTTTGCTTTGCTCGCCTTTGGAGTGATAGGTCTGCCGATACCAGATGAATTATTGATGACATTTGCAGGTTTTCTGGTTTCCCAAGGGAAACTGAATTATTCCCTTACGGTATTGACAGCCTTTTTAGGAAGCATTTCCGGTATGTCATTCAGTTTTTTTATCGGTTATCGTTTTGGACTTCCCCTTTTAACGAAATATGGGCAAAAAATTCGTATCACAGCAGAAAGATTGGATAAAACAAAGCATTGGGTTCAGCGTTTCGGGAAATTCACGGTTACAATCGGTTATTTTATTCCTGGGATGAGATATTTTACCGCCTATTTAGCAGGAATTGGAAAATGGCACTACCACACTTTTCTTTTCTATTCATTTGTAGGCGGGCTTTTCTGGGTTTTTACATTTGTCACTGTTGGCATGAAATTAGGAGAACATTGGTTTGTTATTTTAACAGTGCTGCATAAATATATGTGGATCATCATTTTCATCCTCTTGCTTGGATCTGTTTCTTGGTTATGTGGAAAGAATCGAAATAAAGGCAAGAGCAACAATAAGAATAAACAGATGTTCTGA